TTTCTCTTGCATTACTTTGTAAAGTTGCGTGTGACCCATAATAACTGTTTCTAATACTGGGAACTCTTCATATTCGAAGTGGTTCTGTTTTAATACTGCTAGACGCTCACCTGGCGTAATATGTATGTCACCTGTTGATGGTTCAATTTCTCCAGATAAAATCTTTAGAAATGTCGATTTACCAGCACCGTTCGCTCCGATTAAACCGTAGCAGTTACCTGGCGTAAATTTTATGTTAACATCTTCAAATAATTTGCGATCCGCGAAACGCAAACTAACGTTACTTACTGTAATCATTTGTGTCCTCCTACTAATACCGCTTATTTCAGCGTTTTCTCACCGATTGTCTTAAAAAATCGCATATTACGACTCAATTATTCTAGACTATAGCTATTATATAGTAGAAGATGGATGAATAGCAACGGTTGATTACCTTTCTACAGTGAAATCGAACAGTTTTTATCCATTCCCTACCCATTGTATGTATATCATCGACCTCTTTCTAAAATATCCTTTCTCTTCTCACTCTGTAACACATTGGATTAATTTTTGATTTTAAATTTTATATTCAAAAAAAGACTGTAGAGTGGTCTTATCCCTGTCAAGTAGACAGTATTAAAAAGACTAAGCAGCCATCGAGATTCGATATTCTATCGGAGCTCGATGGTTGCTTAGTCTTTTTTGGAAACGTTTATAGTTATAAAAATAAATATATTCTTCAATTGCTTGTATTAAATCCGCTTCTGTTTTAAAATGATTCAAATACAACATCTCCGATTTAAAATGGGAGAAAAATGACTCGATACAGGCATTATCATGGCAGTTTCCTTTGCGAGAGTGGCTGCCAATGATACCTAAATCTAAAAGTCGTTTGTTGTAGGCATGAGATGTGTACTGGAATCCCTGATCTGAATGGAGAATGGTTCCACGCACATCTCTTTTTTGTGCCAGCATTTCAATTGTATCTAATACAAGTTCATTATCATTACGCTTGGAAATTTTCCAAGAAACAACTTCGTTATTATAAATATCTTGTACAACAGAAAGATAGCGGAAGCCCTCTTGAAATCGTAGGTAGGTAATGTCTGTAACAAGCGCTTCATTTTGCTGGCGATCTTTGAATTCACGGTTTAAAACATTTGGAAAAGTATTAGAATAATTCCCTTTAAAGAAGCGACGCTTCTTCCGAATAATAGACTGAATGTTGAGCTCACTCATTAATCGATATACTTTTTTGTGATTTATAAAATAACCCTCTTCTTGTAAAGCGATTTTCATACGTGGATAACCATATTCTTTGTGCTTTACGTGAATAGATTGAATTACCTTTTTTAATCGTTTATCGGATTCTAGTCGCGTGTTGTTCACACTTTTTGTATGAACCCACTTATAGTAACTTGAGCGATGTACATTCGCAAAATTAGTAAGCCATATAACAGGATATTTTCTCTTTAGTAATTCAATGATATGATATCGTTCTTTATATTTTAGTACGCCTCCATTTACAGATTTGGATACTGCTTTTTTAAATATTCAACCTGAGCCTTATAGTAGTCACGCTCTTCTTCAACAGTTTTAAAATGAATCCGTTTGCCTTTTAAAGGGTTTGGTATACCTTTCATTTCACTATTTTTTCCACGAGTATCTGTAATTTCACCACATTCTTTATACTTTTTCACCCAATTTTTAAGTTGTGTAGAGCTTCTAATCTGATATTTCTCCGCTATCATATCGTAGCTTTCCTCACCGTTTAAATAACTTTGAACAGCTGATACCTTTATCTCATTTGAGTATGTATTAAATGTTGTACCTTTTTTAGCCATGAAAAATCCCCTCCAAGTAATAGTGTAACATCCATGTGTATACATGGTCTTTTTCACACTGTCTACCTAAAGGGGATAATATCAAGAGAAAACATTCTCTACAGTCTTTTTTTATTTCGTATTTATTATTTTCTCTTTATAACTCTTCACCTTACTCACCAATCCTATTAAAGCAGGTAACAATATCGGCATTACAACGATAGCTAATAGTAACAGTGCAACACCAACAACAGATGCTACTTGTATAAGCGTTAATACACCTGAAGGGATTAATGCAGCAAATGTTCCGCCTAAAATAAGCGCAGCCGATAGTACAACTCCTCCTATGTGACGAGATGCATTTATAATTTTCGTTGCTGGGTCCCCTTCTAGCTCATTGTATCGCATCATTACGAAAATACTATAATCCACCCCTAAAGCGACAATCATAATAAAACTAAAGAATGGTACATTCCAGCTTAATGACTCTACGTTTAGTAAGTGTGTACTAATTTGTTCACTTATACCAAGTGATGCAAAATAAGCTAATATTAACGATCCAATAATAAAGATTGTATTTAATACTGAACGTGTAATCACAATTAATACAATCCCAATACCAATTAACATAATCGTAGCTGTACGTAAGAAGTCTTGACCTGTAACTTCTTTTAAATCAACATTTCTAGCTGTCGTACCTCCGATTGCTTTTTTTGCTGATTTTAATTCTGTACCATTTAACTTACCGTCTATCGTTTTATTAATTTCTTCAATGATTGGCATCGCTTCTTTTGAATACGGATTTACGTCTAAAACGATTGTCATTTTAACAGTCTTTCTATCTTGTGACATGTACGTATTCAAAGCTTTTTGGAAATCTTCACCCTCTAAAACTTCTTTTGGAATATAAAATTTCTCAGAGCTTTTTGATTCATTCAGTTCTCCTAAATATTTCTGAGCATCTCCTAGGCCGTTACTTACCTTTTCAAGCCCTTCTGTACTTTTAGATAACCCTGATTGTAATTGCCCCATCTGTTCTTGCAAGTCTTTCAGTCCGGTTAATAGCTGGTCTTGCCCATCATTTATTTTCGTTAATCCAGTTTGTAACTCAGTTGACTTGTTTGCAATTTGTTTTGAACCTGAAGCACCTTCATTTAATCCACTTTTAAGATCAGCTGCTCCTTTTTGTAACTTAGTAACTCCATTGCTCATTTCTTTTAAGCCGTTATCCACTTTTAATAATGATTGATTTGCTTCTTTAAATGAGCCCATTGCAGCTTTATGCTGCGTAGCTAATTGGTTTAATTCATTTGAAAGTCCACCTAATTGCTTTTGAGCCTCTTTGGCAATTCCTATCGTCTGCAGTATGTTCGGATCATTTGCTAATTCTGGTTTCGTTTGAATAAAGTTGGTCATTAACATTTCAATTTGTTCGTAACCTTTTTTCGCACCATCAATTGCTTGAGAAATACTTCCAAAGTATTGATTGTAAGAACTTAAACCTTTTTCTAACTGCGAATAACCAGCGTGTAGTTGTGAAGTTGCATTAGATAATACATTTATATTTTCATTTACTGAAGTTAACCCACTCTCAATTTGCTGCGCACCTTGTGCTCCATCATTTATGCCACTTGAAAGTTGATTTAAAGCTGTTCCTAATGCTGATACACCATTTTTCGCTTCAGTTGTTCCATCAATTAACTTTTGAACGTTTGCAAGGCTATTTGAGTCTTTACTACCCATTTTATCTTTCGCAGTAGTTAATCCATCATTAATTTCTTTTATACCACCATTGGCATCTCCTAAGCCTGTATTTAGTTCTCCCGCTTGTTTATTTATATATAGTTCTTTTATCCTTTCACCAGTTGGACGCGTCGGTGAATATACTTCTGATACACCTTTCACTTTCAAAATCTTATCAGTTAGTTCATCTAAAGTTTGGAGCGAATTCGCCTCATCTAACTTACTATCTGATTGAATGACGAACGTACTTGGCGAAGAAAAACCAGGTGGAAAATGATCTTCTATTACGTTAATCCCCATTTTTGACTCATATTTATTATCTACTTCAAATAAATCGTTGTAATTTAATGTGTTAGAGTATTTCATTACAAAAGGAATCGATATTACAAATACAATGATTAACGCTGCAAATGGTCTTACTACTGAGTTTTTCGCAAGAAACCCCCATAAACGACTATCCTCATGCCCTTTAAATGTTTTAACTGGATAAAACATTCCTTTTCCTAAAAGCACCATAAAAAATGGATTTAACGTAGTTAATACGAGTAATAATACTGCGACACCAATTGCTACCGCTGAAGTAGATTGATATAGTTTGAAACTCGCTAAAGCAAGAGATGCAAAACCAATTAATACTGCAATTCCGCTATATAAAACGGTTCTCCCTGCTGATTTAAACGTTTCTTTCGTAGCCAAAAATGCATTTTCTTGTTTACTTAATTCTTCCTTGAACCTTGTATATAATAAAATGTTATAGTCTGTTCCAACCCCAAACAGGACAACCACTACAAACACTTGTGTAAAGTTTGAAAACGGAAAATTAAAATGATCTACAAGGTGGGCAATAATCCCCATTGAAACTAAATAGGATACACCAACTGTAAGAAGAGAAACAATTGGAACAATTGGTGAACGAAATACAATGATTAATACAACTAGAATGAAAATGATAGAAATAACTTCTGTCTTCTTCACTCCTTCTTGAGAGGATGTAAGAAAATCACCCGCTATTAAATCACTTCCTGTTAAGTACGTTTTAACGCCCTTTACTTTAACTTTTTTATGAAGTGCATTTGCAACTTTTGATATTTCACCATGTTTTTTGTCTACTGAGATTTGCGTTAAAATAGTTGTATTGTCTTTAGATATCAGCTGTTTTTCCAAGTCTTTATTATCTAAATGTGAAACAACTTCCTTAATTCCTAATTTCTCTTTTTCATTTTGTAAAGCGTTGATTGTTTTTATTATTTCATCTTTTTGCTCAGTTGTTAAAGCTGCTTTACTCCCACTATTAAACACAGCTATAATTTCATACTTCTCTGTACCGTCTTTATCCATCTCTCTTATCATTTTGTCAGCAATACTACTTTGTTCTGTATTAGGGATCGTAATGTGCCCTTTTTCTTTCACTAATTTATCCATATTAGGCATCGTTACGATCATTGTAATCGTAATAACTATCCATAATAGAAAAGATAAACTTCTCCAATTTTTTAGCTTACTCAATTTAATCCTCTCCCATTTTGAAAGTTTCATGTTAGTTTCGGAATGAATATTCATTCCTAATATTTTGAACCTATTTACAGGAATGAACGTTCATTCCTATCGTTCTATTGTTTCTTTATAAATTCTATTAAACTATCCTTCCCGGAATGAATGTTCATTCCTTTAATTGTAAAGATTAATCATGTTCTGTTTTTCTTTTTATATCATTCTCGGAATGAATATTCATTCCTGTCCTTATAAAGCTATAGAATCAAATGATTCTAATAGCGTTCCAAGAGCTTTCTTCTAGTTCTTTTACTAACTCTTTCGAGTATTCTAATTGCCCTGTTGCAATTACTTTCGTTAATTTTTCTAGCGGTTGATATACAATAATAATTAAAGCAACTGGAGGCAACGGACGAAGAAAACCTTTTGCGATTCCATCTTCAATAATACTCATAAAGAAGCCTATAAAATCGTCAAATATTTGCTTACTTTGTTCATCAAGAAAATAACTATCACAGTGAGAATTTGTAAATAAAAAAGCATCCACATTGTTTCTCGCAAATTCAAATAAACGGTTGTACGTATGACTAAACTGTTCACGAATATTTGCTTCAACAGGAAAATCTGTTTTTATCATTTCAGAAAGCTCTAACATACTTTTTGAAAATAATGAGTTAACAAGTGCCTCTTTATTTTCAAAATAGCGATAAATAGTACCCGCACCGACTTTTGCCTTTTCAGCAATCATTGGAATTGTCGTACCATCGTAACCACGCTCTGCAAAAAGTTGCATCGCAGCATCAAAAATATCCTCTTGTTTGTTTTTAGCCATTTTTTCCACCTCTATTTTTAGGAATGAAAATTCATTCCGTTTTTAATTATAAATTACATCGATTAAAAGTCAAGTGCGTGAAAAAGTATCGTTGCGTTTTAGTGAAAAAAATTATATCAGCGATTTTCAAAATATATCGACTTACCGACAAAAACTGATACCCAAAGAGAAAGCTGTCCCAAAATTTGATTTTGGACAGCCCTATTTTTTAAAAGAAATCATAAATAAATGCTTCTCGTACCGGAACTATTTTCTCAAACGCTTGTATTTCCTCTTCGCTTCCGTTAATTAATTCTAGTTCATTAAGTTGTAACGGACGCTTGTAGCCAAACATTATGGTAGATAGTGCGTTTATATCTAGCCTAATTCCTTTATCTATTGTTTCCTCTTTTATTATTGTTATTTTATGATTTGCCAGTCTCACTGATACGTTATTCCACGATGCAAATGAATCTGTAATATGTAAAATTAGTTCTTGTTGTACATTGTTCCAGTTTAATTCATATTGTTTAAAGAACTGCTCCACATCTACAATTCTACCCATAAAATACGGCTTTATTTCCGCCTTCACACGTGGCTCTTTTAGTGTATATAATAACGGTTCGTTTTCACTTACTGTCATTTCAAGATCTTTAATCATAGAATCATGCTGGCAAATAAAGTTCCATAGACCATTTCGCGCTTCGTTATCCAGTGGAACAAATTCTTCTACTGTCATTTTGTTGTTTTCAATTTTATATAACATATAGCCAGCTGCCGTTTTATTTTCATCATAATAAATTGCTAATGTTAAGTCATCATAAACAGCCTGTAACCACCATTTTTTATCGCGAACTAGCATACCGGAAAAACGTGCTGCAAATGTTTCATAAAGCTTCTCGACCTCTTCTGGGTGATTTTCTTTATTGAAACGTTTCACAGTTCCATTTACTTGTTTTTTCATAACTAAATCACTCTTTGTCATATGGCATACTAGGAGATTCGCACACAGTTCCCAGCCGTATTTACGGTAAAATGAAACAGCAAATGGATGTAGCATCGATACTGTATATCCGTCTTTTTTCATCGTTTGAAGTGAGTGTTGAAGTAATTCTTTTACATACCCGCTTCTTCTATACTCTGGATACGTCGCTACCCCTGCAACGCCTCCCATTTTATATTTTTCTTTACCTATGTATATATGAAACGGAATAAGATGAAGTTTTGCAGCTAAATCTTCCCCTTCCATAATACCGTATATTTCATGACTTTCTTTCATCTTTGTAAGTTGTTGCTGCAATCGTTCTTCTTCAACTTTATATTGAAAAGCGTATTCTGATAAGCGTAATGCTTCTCTAAATTTATCTTCTTTTAATCGTATAACGTTCATCTACTTCTCCTCCATTCCTTATTTGAATTGTACCATAATTCTAAACATTACAGTCCGGTGAATGAAATTATATCGACTTAACGATAGGACCAATATAAAAAAGCAGATACATCTCGTATCTGCTTCTCATCACTTTATTTAGCTAACTTTTGAAGTTCTTCGAAGAAGGTAGGGTATGATACGCCTACTGCTTCTGCATCTTCAATTGTTGTTTTTCCTTCTGCGATACATCCAGCGATTGCGAGCATCATTCCGATGCGGTGATCACCGTAACTATTTACTGTATTGCCTTTTAAAGCTGATTTCCCGTAAATAATCATTCCGTCGTCAGTTGCATCTATGCGAGCTCCTAGCTTTGTTAATTCTGCTACGACTGTATCAATACGGTTCGTTTCTTTCACTTTTAATTCATGCGCATCTTTAATTACTGTAATTCCTTCTGCTTGCGTTGCCGCTAATGCA
This Bacillus paramycoides DNA region includes the following protein-coding sequences:
- a CDS encoding GNAT family N-acetyltransferase; the encoded protein is MNVIRLKEDKFREALRLSEYAFQYKVEEERLQQQLTKMKESHEIYGIMEGEDLAAKLHLIPFHIYIGKEKYKMGGVAGVATYPEYRRSGYVKELLQHSLQTMKKDGYTVSMLHPFAVSFYRKYGWELCANLLVCHMTKSDLVMKKQVNGTVKRFNKENHPEEVEKLYETFAARFSGMLVRDKKWWLQAVYDDLTLAIYYDENKTAAGYMLYKIENNKMTVEEFVPLDNEARNGLWNFICQHDSMIKDLEMTVSENEPLLYTLKEPRVKAEIKPYFMGRIVDVEQFFKQYELNWNNVQQELILHITDSFASWNNVSVRLANHKITIIKEETIDKGIRLDINALSTIMFGYKRPLQLNELELINGSEEEIQAFEKIVPVREAFIYDFF
- a CDS encoding MMPL family transporter, producing MSKLKNWRSLSFLLWIVITITMIVTMPNMDKLVKEKGHITIPNTEQSSIADKMIREMDKDGTEKYEIIAVFNSGSKAALTTEQKDEIIKTINALQNEKEKLGIKEVVSHLDNKDLEKQLISKDNTTILTQISVDKKHGEISKVANALHKKVKVKGVKTYLTGSDLIAGDFLTSSQEGVKKTEVISIIFILVVLIIVFRSPIVPIVSLLTVGVSYLVSMGIIAHLVDHFNFPFSNFTQVFVVVVLFGVGTDYNILLYTRFKEELSKQENAFLATKETFKSAGRTVLYSGIAVLIGFASLALASFKLYQSTSAVAIGVAVLLLVLTTLNPFFMVLLGKGMFYPVKTFKGHEDSRLWGFLAKNSVVRPFAALIIVFVISIPFVMKYSNTLNYNDLFEVDNKYESKMGINVIEDHFPPGFSSPSTFVIQSDSKLDEANSLQTLDELTDKILKVKGVSEVYSPTRPTGERIKELYINKQAGELNTGLGDANGGIKEINDGLTTAKDKMGSKDSNSLANVQKLIDGTTEAKNGVSALGTALNQLSSGINDGAQGAQQIESGLTSVNENINVLSNATSQLHAGYSQLEKGLSSYNQYFGSISQAIDGAKKGYEQIEMLMTNFIQTKPELANDPNILQTIGIAKEAQKQLGGLSNELNQLATQHKAAMGSFKEANQSLLKVDNGLKEMSNGVTKLQKGAADLKSGLNEGASGSKQIANKSTELQTGLTKINDGQDQLLTGLKDLQEQMGQLQSGLSKSTEGLEKVSNGLGDAQKYLGELNESKSSEKFYIPKEVLEGEDFQKALNTYMSQDRKTVKMTIVLDVNPYSKEAMPIIEEINKTIDGKLNGTELKSAKKAIGGTTARNVDLKEVTGQDFLRTATIMLIGIGIVLIVITRSVLNTIFIIGSLILAYFASLGISEQISTHLLNVESLSWNVPFFSFIMIVALGVDYSIFVMMRYNELEGDPATKIINASRHIGGVVLSAALILGGTFAALIPSGVLTLIQVASVVGVALLLLAIVVMPILLPALIGLVSKVKSYKEKIINTK
- a CDS encoding IS3 family transposase (programmed frameshift), producing the protein MAKKGTTFNTYSNEIKVSAVQSYLNGEESYDMIAEKYQIRSSTQLKNWVKKYKECGEITDTRGKNSEMKGIPNPLKGKRIHFKTVEEERDYYKAQVEYFKKAVSKSVNGGVLKYKERYHIIELLKRKYPVIWLTNFANVHRSSYYKWVHTKSVNNTRLESDKRLKKVIQSIHVKHKEYGYPRMKIALQEEGYFINHKKVYRLMSELNIQSIIRKKRRFFKGNYSNTFPNVLNREFKDRQQNEALVTDITYLRFQEGFRYLSVVQDIYNNEVVSWKISKRNDNELVLDTIEMLAQKRDVRGTILHSDQGFQYTSHAYNKRLLDLGIIGSHSRKGNCHDNACIESFFSHFKSEMLYLNHFKTEADLIQAIEEYIYFYNYKRFQKRLSNHRAPIEYRISMAA
- a CDS encoding TetR/AcrR family transcriptional regulator, translating into MAKNKQEDIFDAAMQLFAERGYDGTTIPMIAEKAKVGAGTIYRYFENKEALVNSLFSKSMLELSEMIKTDFPVEANIREQFSHTYNRLFEFARNNVDAFLFTNSHCDSYFLDEQSKQIFDDFIGFFMSIIEDGIAKGFLRPLPPVALIIIVYQPLEKLTKVIATGQLEYSKELVKELEESSWNAIRII